The Coffea arabica cultivar ET-39 chromosome 1e, Coffea Arabica ET-39 HiFi, whole genome shotgun sequence genome has a window encoding:
- the LOC113688319 gene encoding E3 ubiquitin-protein ligase SINAT2: MDASNSVLHNLLDCPVCMNTMFPPIRQCSNGHALCSNCKSRVNRCPICRDELGNIRCLGLEKLGESLEWPCKYLNVGCRDLLPYSNVINHELTCKFRPYNCPAVGVACPITGDVSFLVNHLKNDHRVNVFNSWTFNNLYTESDPEEVLNNSWKIAVYDCFGYQFCLCFEVFMWGSSQVYIAYMRFMGEPEDAKRFGYRLEVCSSGKSLSWRSIPRSIREPSIRVRESLDGLIIRRDLALFFSDGDKKQLKLAISGYICSITT; the protein is encoded by the exons ATGGATGCCTCAAATTCAGTGTTGCATAACCTTCTAGATTGTCCTGTGTGCATGAACACAATGTTCCCTCCAATCCGCCAA TGTTCTAATGGCCATGCTTTATGCTCGAATTGCAAGTCTAGAGTTAATCGTTGCCCAATATGCCGCGATGAGTTAGGAAACATAAGATGTTTGGGTTTGGAGAAGTTGGGAGAATCACTAGAATGGCCATGCAAGTACCTAAATGTTGGCTGTCGAGACTTGCTCCCTTACAGCAATGTCATCAATCATGAACTCACTTGCAAGTTTAGACCTTACAATTGCCCCGCTGTTGGAGTTGCATGTCCTATAACTGGTGATGTTTCATTCTTAGTCAATCATCTCAAGAATGATCACCGTGTTAATGTATTCAATAGTTGGACCTTCAACAACCTTTATACCGAATCAGATCCAGAAGAAGTTCTCAACAATTCATGGAAGATTGCT GTGTATGACTGTTTTGGCTACCAATTCTGCTTGTGTTTCGAGGTATTTATGTGGGGTAGCTCTCAGGTTTATATAGCATACATGCGCTTCATGGGTGAACCAGAGGATGCAAAAAGGTTTGGTTATCGCTTGGAAGTTTGTAGCTCGGGAAAATCCCTGTCGTGGAGAAGCATTCCGAGGAGTATCCGTGAACCCAGCATAAGAGTTCGAGAGAGTTTGGATGGACTGATTATCCGTCGAGACTTGGCTCTCTTTTTTTCTGATGGGGATAAGAAGCAGTTGAAACTAGCCATATCTGGCTATATTTGTTCTATTACAACCTAA